A window of Vibrio ishigakensis contains these coding sequences:
- a CDS encoding TadE/TadG family type IV pilus assembly protein translates to MNRLRVSKQKGIVSVEFALGGFALFFALFVVFEIGRFSYIVNLTDATLSESTRKVRIFEGEKLETKYEERLIEVLESDNSFWNNLGFVSYKDFSYDIETYRTLELLSQKLPAEGCERCPLVMYQLTYNYRPVVFETILPSSTISRRILTVQEHEGWEDEES, encoded by the coding sequence ATGAATAGACTAAGAGTTTCCAAACAGAAGGGCATAGTTTCTGTTGAATTTGCACTAGGTGGTTTCGCTCTTTTTTTCGCCCTGTTTGTAGTGTTTGAAATTGGTCGTTTTTCTTACATTGTTAATTTAACTGATGCGACTTTATCAGAGAGCACACGAAAGGTTAGGATTTTTGAGGGTGAGAAGCTTGAAACTAAATATGAAGAGCGGCTGATAGAAGTCCTAGAGAGTGACAATTCGTTTTGGAACAACCTTGGGTTTGTCAGTTATAAAGATTTTTCGTATGACATCGAAACTTACCGAACCCTAGAGTTACTTTCTCAGAAATTACCAGCGGAAGGCTGTGAGCGTTGCCCACTCGTTATGTATCAACTTACTTACAATTATCGACCAGTAGTATTTGAGACTATTCTGCCTAGCTCAACAATCTCAAGGCGTATTCTAACCGTTCAAGAGCACGAGGGGTGGGAAGATGAAGAGTCCTAA
- a CDS encoding SPOR domain-containing protein, whose protein sequence is MKKIILIVVLVLSGCASNSQNQEQQNIEQLTVSNNYSGLVDIYKTKVVENESDWDSQLKLSEAYLNNSDVESADFYISRVLELSPNPPAQAHLIKGKINAKNFLFDDAIEQYSKAIGLGLNSGELYMHRGIALAQTKKYETAIDSFNLARLRGYDETAVKNNIAMVHIYEGDFQAAVDILLPVYEQDTSNNKVSSNLKLSLMKLEGQEQNDITETTDSGLIEPEIENVAQIEEVSAVTAEEFFEAKEPINQLKNTGRKYHIQLGAYDNMAEALEKRTELIDTELPIAIRPVDLGDSGTWYRLLVGDFNTYRQARNFARENNAVLENHDYFIQVIN, encoded by the coding sequence ATGAAGAAAATAATCCTAATTGTAGTTTTAGTTCTGTCTGGTTGTGCAAGTAACTCTCAGAATCAAGAGCAACAAAATATTGAGCAGCTAACGGTTAGTAACAACTACTCAGGTTTGGTTGATATTTATAAGACTAAAGTTGTAGAAAATGAAAGTGATTGGGATTCCCAGTTGAAATTATCTGAAGCTTATTTAAACAACAGTGACGTAGAGTCTGCTGATTTTTATATTTCTCGAGTCTTAGAACTTTCTCCAAATCCTCCGGCACAAGCTCATCTTATTAAAGGCAAGATTAACGCAAAGAACTTTTTATTTGATGATGCAATTGAACAGTATTCGAAGGCGATTGGCTTAGGTCTTAATAGTGGTGAGCTTTATATGCACAGAGGTATAGCGTTAGCTCAAACTAAAAAGTATGAAACCGCTATAGATAGCTTTAACCTTGCACGTTTAAGAGGCTATGACGAAACAGCAGTGAAAAACAATATTGCTATGGTTCATATTTATGAGGGGGATTTTCAAGCTGCGGTTGATATCTTGCTCCCTGTCTATGAACAGGATACAAGTAACAATAAAGTTAGCTCTAACTTAAAATTGAGTCTCATGAAATTAGAGGGCCAAGAGCAAAATGATATTACTGAGACAACTGATTCTGGATTGATTGAACCTGAAATAGAAAATGTTGCTCAAATTGAAGAGGTTTCAGCAGTAACCGCCGAAGAGTTCTTTGAAGCTAAAGAGCCAATCAACCAGTTAAAAAACACTGGACGTAAGTATCATATCCAGTTAGGTGCATACGACAATATGGCAGAGGCACTGGAGAAAAGAACAGAACTAATTGACACTGAACTTCCGATAGCAATTCGCCCCGTAGATCTTGGTGACTCTGGGACTTGGTATCGTTTATTGGTAGGGGATTTTAATACTTATCGTCAAGCTAGAAACTTTGCTCGGGAGAATAATGCTGTTTTGGAGAACCATGACTATTTTATTCAGGTGATCAATTGA
- a CDS encoding type II secretion system F family protein: MMIIAIFLMVTAVIAFCITKYLDYKSKQYRIQRLLEGKKQINFSFFHDVLGGVGRGTQREIRDKFEDAGIYNRELLRYYTPMKALLLLVSSISIVMFVHNTNNMLISFMLSLVLVIIVPDMYLALRKKRLVEKNSRQLPYMLDMMSVCIQTGMTLEASFRYLGDELKSFDKDLCYQIRKTSDAAEVKGMEAALKDLTKRVPTPQVRSFALTLTQNIQYGTSVAPVLSDLAEDFRNEQILVMEEKIGKLAAKMSAPLILFIMFPIVILILAPGITRMMTGN; the protein is encoded by the coding sequence ATAATGATAATTGCTATTTTTTTGATGGTTACTGCAGTTATAGCCTTTTGTATAACCAAATATTTAGACTATAAGTCAAAGCAATATAGAATCCAGCGATTGCTTGAAGGAAAAAAACAGATTAATTTTAGTTTTTTTCATGATGTCCTCGGAGGGGTGGGTAGGGGAACTCAGCGAGAAATAAGAGACAAATTCGAAGATGCTGGAATTTATAATCGAGAGTTGCTTAGGTACTATACGCCGATGAAAGCACTATTATTACTAGTATCTTCAATATCTATAGTAATGTTTGTTCATAATACCAATAACATGCTGATATCATTTATGTTGTCTCTTGTACTGGTTATCATTGTTCCAGATATGTACCTAGCTTTGCGTAAAAAAAGATTAGTGGAAAAAAACTCGCGCCAATTACCCTATATGCTGGATATGATGTCGGTGTGTATTCAAACAGGTATGACTTTAGAAGCCTCTTTTAGATATTTGGGTGACGAACTGAAAAGCTTTGATAAAGATCTATGCTACCAAATTCGCAAAACATCGGATGCAGCGGAAGTTAAAGGTATGGAGGCAGCTCTAAAAGATCTTACAAAGCGAGTGCCTACTCCACAGGTAAGGAGCTTTGCACTAACTCTTACTCAAAATATTCAATACGGCACTTCGGTTGCTCCAGTTTTATCTGACTTAGCTGAAGACTTTCGTAATGAACAGATTCTAGTCATGGAAGAAAAAATAGGTAAACTTGCAGCAAAAATGAGTGCTCCTCTTATTTTGTTTATTATGTTTCCAATCGTGATTTTGATATTAGCACCAGGTATTACTCGAATGATGACAGGCAATTAA
- a CDS encoding type II secretion system F family protein gives MNIWLALIPLLFGLGLLVYAKRRPDPRYMFLEQVSEAKSKELYAVDLKGLTKSNFLQGLTNFWNVLKASLGKFPISKTIVFIALVNGVVFYVNQRWLNFPELEVHVSTTILFLFFGVRFLVDRRRKAFDNDFPDALNILMSAVTAGESINSAFSYVAKVSDTDVGREFKDISDRMRLGESLESIFERSCKRFPYPPFLFFVITIRANMERGGQLKSVLGKLIRVLVEARNLEKKKMAMTSEARISAKIVGAIPFCFMFLLNWISPKDLEFVLFNPDGKWILYYVLISEGIGMFIVWWLVKSIR, from the coding sequence ATGAATATCTGGCTTGCTCTGATTCCATTGTTGTTTGGTTTGGGGTTGCTAGTTTATGCGAAGCGTAGGCCTGATCCGCGTTATATGTTTTTGGAGCAGGTATCAGAAGCAAAAAGCAAAGAGTTGTACGCTGTAGATTTAAAAGGTTTGACCAAATCAAACTTTTTACAAGGACTGACGAACTTCTGGAATGTTCTCAAAGCGTCCTTAGGTAAGTTTCCGATATCGAAAACAATAGTTTTTATTGCTTTGGTTAATGGCGTTGTCTTTTATGTCAATCAACGTTGGTTAAATTTCCCTGAACTAGAAGTTCATGTTTCTACAACAATACTATTCCTATTTTTTGGCGTCCGTTTTCTTGTAGATAGAAGACGTAAAGCCTTTGATAATGACTTTCCGGATGCACTAAATATTTTAATGAGTGCTGTTACAGCAGGCGAAAGTATTAATTCTGCATTTTCTTATGTTGCAAAAGTTTCCGATACCGATGTTGGTAGAGAATTTAAGGATATCTCTGATCGAATGAGGTTGGGTGAATCTTTGGAAAGTATTTTCGAGCGTTCATGTAAACGATTTCCATACCCTCCATTTCTATTTTTTGTCATTACTATTCGCGCTAATATGGAGCGTGGAGGACAACTTAAAAGTGTATTAGGTAAACTGATTCGAGTTTTGGTTGAAGCAAGAAATTTGGAAAAAAAGAAAATGGCTATGACCTCTGAAGCTCGTATATCTGCAAAGATAGTTGGAGCCATACCGTTCTGCTTCATGTTTCTTCTGAACTGGATTAGTCCAAAAGACTTAGAGTTTGTATTGTTTAATCCAGATGGTAAATGGATACTTTATTATGTTTTGATAAGTGAAGGGATCGGTATGTTTATTGTTTGGTGGTTAGTCAAGAGTATACGATAA